A window of the Thalassospira indica genome harbors these coding sequences:
- a CDS encoding alpha/beta fold hydrolase, whose translation MKNKILNIAAAIALSLVSATSAQADDKTADGNSIRNVVLVHGAFADGSGWRGVYNDLTARGYNVTIVQNPLTSLADDVAATKRALDRQDGPTVLVGHSWGGTVITEAGTDPKVAALVYVAALAPDAGETTGQLYEGYTTPPEFVLDIHTDGYAFVEPEKFKQGFANDVSDADAAFMRDSQVPINLEAFETKLQNAAWRTKPSWAVYGTEDKAFDPEMLAAMAERINAKVTKVSASHSIFMTQPKVVADTIDQAAKAVSQ comes from the coding sequence ATGAAGAACAAGATATTGAACATCGCCGCTGCCATCGCATTGTCCTTGGTATCCGCAACATCTGCGCAGGCAGACGACAAGACCGCAGACGGCAACAGCATTCGCAATGTCGTGCTCGTTCACGGGGCATTCGCCGATGGAAGCGGCTGGCGCGGCGTTTACAATGATCTGACGGCGCGCGGGTACAACGTAACCATCGTACAGAACCCGCTTACGTCTTTGGCCGACGACGTTGCCGCAACAAAACGCGCCCTTGATCGTCAGGATGGACCGACTGTTCTCGTCGGGCATTCTTGGGGCGGAACCGTCATCACCGAAGCAGGCACAGATCCCAAAGTTGCCGCACTCGTTTACGTCGCGGCCCTCGCGCCGGATGCTGGTGAAACAACAGGCCAGCTCTATGAAGGCTATACAACGCCGCCGGAATTCGTCCTCGACATTCACACCGACGGTTATGCCTTTGTTGAACCCGAAAAGTTCAAACAGGGCTTTGCAAATGATGTCAGCGATGCGGATGCTGCCTTCATGCGAGACTCACAGGTCCCGATCAATCTCGAGGCATTTGAAACCAAACTTCAAAACGCTGCCTGGAGAACAAAACCGAGCTGGGCTGTCTATGGAACCGAGGACAAGGCATTCGATCCCGAAATGCTTGCCGCGATGGCCGAACGGATCAACGCCAAGGTCACCAAGGTTTCCGCCAGTCATTCTATTTTCATGACCCAGCCAAAAGTGGTCGCCGACACAATTGACCAAGCCGCCAAGGCCGTAAGCCAATAA
- a CDS encoding ABC transporter permease has translation MNESEQRALAPRYMGAVNWLGLWTLYAKEVRRFLNVHLQTIGAPVVTSLLFLAVFLLALGRAVEMVNGIPFATFLAPGLIMMTMVQNAFANSSSSITIAKVQGNIVDVLMPPLSAGEMVAGFAFGAVTRGMIVGLVTAIFMSFFVDVQIHNIWAILYFGISASLMLSLLGIAGGVWAEKFDHIAVVTNFVVTPLSFLSGTFYSAESLPEAGQVLVHFNPFFYMIDGFRYGFTGISDGTIMTGVVVLALVNAALWLLCYRMIKTGYKLKA, from the coding sequence ATGAACGAGTCAGAGCAACGTGCTCTTGCCCCGCGTTATATGGGGGCTGTGAACTGGCTTGGACTTTGGACCCTTTATGCCAAAGAAGTCCGTCGGTTCCTGAATGTGCATTTGCAAACCATCGGTGCGCCGGTTGTCACCAGCCTGCTGTTTCTTGCTGTTTTCCTGCTGGCCCTCGGCCGTGCGGTTGAAATGGTCAATGGCATCCCGTTTGCCACCTTCCTTGCGCCGGGTCTGATCATGATGACCATGGTGCAAAACGCCTTTGCCAACTCCTCAAGCTCGATCACGATTGCCAAGGTACAGGGCAATATCGTCGATGTTTTGATGCCGCCGCTGTCGGCAGGCGAAATGGTTGCCGGTTTTGCCTTTGGCGCGGTAACGCGCGGCATGATCGTTGGTCTTGTCACCGCGATCTTCATGTCGTTCTTTGTGGATGTGCAAATCCACAATATCTGGGCGATCCTGTATTTCGGCATTTCGGCATCCCTGATGTTGTCGCTTCTGGGGATTGCCGGGGGTGTCTGGGCCGAGAAGTTTGACCATATCGCGGTTGTGACCAACTTTGTTGTCACCCCGTTATCGTTCCTGTCAGGCACGTTTTACAGTGCGGAAAGCCTGCCCGAAGCCGGGCAGGTTCTGGTGCATTTCAACCCGTTCTTCTATATGATTGACGGGTTCCGTTATGGCTTTACCGGGATTTCCGATGGCACGATCATGACCGGTGTGGTGGTTCTTGCGCTGGTCAATGCGGCCCTTTGGCTGCTGTGCTATCGCATGATCAAGACCGGTTACAAGCTTAAGGCTTAG
- the argF gene encoding ornithine carbamoyltransferase, translating into MTDIRHFLDLDKMSASELKDIMALGDSEKAGHAPFGAKPLAGKTLALIFEKPSTRTRVSFEVGMRQLGGDVVTLDADSSQLGRGETIADTARVLSRFVDAIMIRTTDESKLLELAEYATVPVINGLTDQSHPCQIMADLMTIKEHKGKLEGLKVAWVGDGNNVSTSFIHASPKFGFALDMACPVGYRPNQGLIETANAEGGKVRLTDMDSALSGADVVVTDCWVSMGDEDYDARMAALSPYQINEKTMAQAKDDAIFMHCLPAHRNEEVTDGVIDGPQSVVFDEAENRLHAQKGVLLYCLNGLPS; encoded by the coding sequence ATGACTGATATTCGCCATTTCCTCGATCTCGACAAAATGTCGGCAAGCGAGCTTAAGGATATTATGGCCCTTGGCGACTCCGAGAAGGCCGGGCATGCACCGTTTGGTGCCAAGCCGCTTGCGGGCAAGACGCTTGCTTTGATTTTTGAAAAACCGTCGACCCGTACGCGCGTGTCGTTTGAAGTCGGCATGCGCCAGCTTGGCGGTGATGTTGTGACCCTTGATGCGGACAGCAGCCAGCTTGGCCGCGGGGAAACCATTGCCGATACGGCGCGCGTTCTGTCGCGCTTTGTCGATGCGATCATGATCCGAACGACTGATGAGTCGAAGCTGCTTGAGCTTGCGGAATATGCCACCGTGCCGGTGATCAATGGGCTTACCGATCAAAGTCACCCGTGCCAGATCATGGCCGATCTGATGACAATCAAGGAACACAAGGGCAAGCTTGAAGGTCTTAAGGTTGCGTGGGTCGGTGATGGCAACAATGTCTCGACCTCGTTCATTCATGCATCGCCGAAATTCGGTTTTGCGCTTGATATGGCCTGCCCGGTTGGCTATCGCCCCAATCAGGGCCTGATTGAAACCGCCAATGCCGAAGGCGGCAAAGTGCGCCTGACCGATATGGACAGCGCGCTTTCCGGTGCCGATGTGGTGGTGACTGATTGCTGGGTCTCGATGGGGGATGAAGATTATGATGCCCGCATGGCCGCCCTTTCGCCCTATCAGATCAATGAAAAAACCATGGCACAGGCCAAGGATGATGCGATCTTCATGCATTGCCTGCCAGCCCACCGTAACGAGGAAGTCACCGACGGTGTGATTGACGGGCCGCAGTCGGTTGTGTTTGACGAGGCGGAAAACCGCCTGCATGCGCAAAAGGGTGTGTTGCTTTATTGCCTGAATGGCTTGCCGTCATAA
- a CDS encoding universal stress protein, with protein sequence MTHLIALIDGSGYSQSVCDLTRWVAERTEASVELMHVLGRRNTDSEPADLSGNLKLGARSALLKELADLDEQKNKLELKRGRLLLEEAKTGLEEKGVATVTTKLRHGDLIETIAEFEGDADLILVGKRGEAADFAKLHLGSNLERVVRAAKKPVLVASRAFKPINKFLIAFDGGESAMKAVHHIASGKLFTGLPCTLLSVGKPNDTLQEKLDDAATILRKAGYEVDAGFASGEPEDVIKDKIEAENIDLLVMGAYGHSRIRNLIIGSTTTEMVRSCHVPVMMFR encoded by the coding sequence ATGACACATCTGATCGCACTGATTGACGGATCAGGCTATTCGCAAAGTGTATGCGACCTGACCCGCTGGGTGGCGGAACGCACCGAGGCCTCGGTTGAACTGATGCATGTGCTTGGCCGCCGCAATACCGATTCCGAACCGGCTGACCTCAGTGGCAATCTCAAACTCGGTGCCCGTTCGGCGCTGCTGAAGGAACTGGCTGATCTCGACGAGCAGAAAAACAAGCTCGAACTCAAGCGCGGTCGCCTGCTGCTTGAAGAAGCCAAAACCGGGCTTGAGGAAAAGGGTGTCGCCACCGTCACCACCAAGCTGCGCCATGGCGATCTGATCGAAACCATTGCCGAGTTCGAAGGTGATGCCGATCTGATTCTGGTCGGCAAACGCGGCGAGGCCGCTGATTTTGCCAAGTTGCATCTCGGCTCCAACCTTGAACGGGTTGTGCGCGCCGCCAAAAAACCGGTCCTTGTGGCGTCACGTGCATTCAAGCCGATCAACAAATTCCTGATCGCCTTTGATGGCGGCGAAAGTGCGATGAAGGCTGTCCACCACATTGCATCGGGCAAGCTGTTTACCGGTCTGCCCTGCACGTTGCTGTCGGTTGGCAAGCCGAATGACACGTTGCAGGAAAAGCTTGATGACGCGGCCACCATCCTGCGCAAGGCAGGGTACGAGGTCGACGCAGGCTTCGCATCAGGCGAACCCGAAGACGTGATCAAGGACAAGATCGAAGCGGAAAATATCGACCTTCTGGTCATGGGCGCCTATGGCCATTCGCGCATCCGCAATCTGATCATCGGCAGCACCACCACCGAAATGGTCCGGTCCTGCCATGTGCCGGTGATGATGTTCCGCTAA
- a CDS encoding SDR family oxidoreductase — MSDFLALKGKRALVTGGTKGAGLATFKLLRELGATVLTTARSRPETFPDDNFIAADLTTDDGCLSVAEATKQRLGGMDIIVHMLGGSSSPAGGFRALSDDHWYQELNLNLFPAVRLDRHLVPDMITQGQGVVIHVTSIQRELPLPESTTAYAAAKAALSTYSKALSKEVSPKGVRVVRVSPGWIETEASVHLAERLAEQAGTDYDGGKKIIMDALGGIPLGRPAKPAEVANLIAFLASDRAGSITGTEYVIDGGTVPTV, encoded by the coding sequence ATGTCAGATTTTCTTGCCCTGAAAGGAAAGCGCGCCCTTGTTACCGGTGGGACAAAGGGCGCAGGCCTTGCAACATTCAAGCTTTTGCGTGAACTGGGCGCAACTGTTCTGACCACAGCGCGCAGCCGCCCGGAAACGTTTCCCGACGATAACTTTATCGCGGCCGACCTGACCACCGATGACGGTTGCCTGTCCGTGGCAGAGGCAACAAAACAACGTCTTGGTGGTATGGATATCATCGTCCACATGCTTGGCGGCTCATCTTCACCTGCTGGCGGATTCCGGGCATTGTCCGATGATCACTGGTATCAGGAACTGAACCTGAACCTGTTTCCCGCCGTGCGGCTTGATCGGCATTTGGTCCCTGACATGATCACGCAAGGACAGGGCGTGGTCATACATGTGACCTCAATCCAACGCGAACTGCCGCTGCCAGAATCAACAACGGCCTATGCCGCTGCAAAGGCTGCTTTGTCGACCTACAGCAAGGCGCTTTCAAAAGAAGTCTCTCCCAAAGGTGTTCGCGTTGTGCGCGTTTCACCGGGATGGATAGAAACAGAAGCCTCCGTTCACTTGGCCGAACGCTTGGCCGAACAAGCAGGCACCGACTATGACGGCGGCAAAAAGATCATCATGGATGCTCTTGGCGGAATACCGCTTGGTCGCCCGGCAAAACCCGCCGAAGTCGCCAACCTGATTGCATTTTTGGCATCTGATCGCGCCGGCTCCATAACCGGCACGGAATATGTCATTGATGGCGGTACTGTTCCGACGGTTTGA
- a CDS encoding helix-turn-helix domain-containing protein produces MVFFVARHRDRRDKHQVTIASCQIVPSLMFEIPLPFVVALLLAILLVRLTLRGPAGPVGRSLRIFVAASLALVIMVGLRWQFDLLVFRFLRPLFAAMLPPIAWMCFAALGSEERSQTRWRWMHVIPVLAIFIASLTWRQWHIQVDFLIAVQFAGYGIALIVLASRGEDRFAQARLGDVGSVRSIVAVVGGALIFSGLVDGLIALDFSITQGTNVATIVGTAQLVVLVVLALLMVRLERHSPQTTKLNDSVTEAALSQQKDDPQGNNDIAEDDAILAAIDEVMHAQHLYRDPDLTLDRLARRVVIPARQISGAINRRFGRNVSQVVNEYRVAEAQMLLQTTDKPVTEIMFDCGFQTKSNFNREFGRVTGMGPRAYRDADPYPDERQSDQPFGPIRKLFSENAESREQG; encoded by the coding sequence GTGGTCTTTTTTGTTGCGCGCCATCGCGACAGGCGGGACAAACATCAGGTTACGATTGCCAGTTGCCAGATTGTGCCAAGCCTTATGTTTGAAATCCCGTTGCCGTTTGTTGTTGCCTTGTTGCTGGCGATTTTGCTGGTGCGCCTGACCCTGCGCGGGCCGGCCGGGCCGGTTGGACGGAGCTTGCGGATCTTCGTTGCGGCCAGTCTGGCGCTGGTGATCATGGTCGGGCTGCGCTGGCAATTTGATCTTTTGGTTTTCCGTTTCTTGCGCCCCTTGTTTGCCGCGATGCTGCCGCCCATCGCCTGGATGTGTTTTGCCGCGCTCGGTTCGGAAGAAAGGTCGCAAACCAGATGGCGGTGGATGCATGTCATCCCGGTTCTGGCGATTTTCATTGCAAGCCTGACTTGGCGGCAATGGCATATACAGGTTGATTTCCTGATTGCAGTACAATTTGCCGGATATGGTATTGCGCTGATCGTGCTGGCCAGCCGCGGCGAAGACCGTTTTGCGCAAGCACGGCTGGGCGATGTCGGATCGGTTCGGAGCATTGTTGCCGTGGTTGGCGGGGCGCTGATTTTCTCAGGGCTTGTTGACGGGTTGATCGCCCTTGATTTCAGTATCACTCAGGGCACAAACGTCGCAACAATCGTTGGCACTGCGCAGTTGGTTGTTCTGGTGGTGCTGGCGTTGCTGATGGTCCGGTTGGAGCGGCATAGTCCGCAGACCACGAAGCTTAATGATAGCGTAACCGAAGCCGCACTTTCGCAGCAAAAAGACGACCCGCAAGGCAACAACGACATCGCCGAGGATGATGCCATCCTTGCCGCAATCGATGAGGTCATGCACGCGCAACATCTGTATCGCGATCCTGATCTGACACTGGATCGCTTGGCACGCCGGGTGGTGATCCCGGCGCGGCAAATTTCCGGGGCGATTAACCGCCGGTTCGGGCGCAATGTGTCACAGGTCGTCAATGAATACCGCGTGGCAGAGGCGCAAATGTTGCTGCAGACGACCGATAAGCCGGTGACGGAAATCATGTTTGACTGCGGGTTTCAGACCAAATCGAATTTTAACCGCGAATTTGGCCGGGTGACCGGGATGGGTCCGCGGGCTTATCGCGACGCGGACCCATATCCCGATGAGCGGCAATCAGATCAGCCGTTTGGTCCGATCAGGAAGCTGTTTTCAGAGAACGCAGAAAGTCGAGAACAAGGGTGA
- a CDS encoding alpha/beta hydrolase family protein: MLRFAPTTSALMAFAVLAVLVIAIPSQAAPNAPAVGFQEITIPANDGDRALVGAIWYPTSDTNAAVPVGENPVFFGQMVQPDANIQDGRHPLVVMSHGFGGNWRNQGWLATALARAGYVVAAINHPGTTSRDVTAEVGSALWLRPCDISHLITSLTNDPTWSPHLDAANITVIGHSLGGWTVLELAGARMDMDRMDAECKQHPEFAACDGLKELEVGRTPEDRAKLAANLKDDRIRGAISLDLGLARGFTPESLAAIDIPVLVIAAGAPNPKIPKDLESGYLIEHLPTDLARYHALPGAAHFSFLPECKPNAAILLENEVPGDGIICLDGDDTTDRSDLHQQTITLVLDFLRSLKTAS; this comes from the coding sequence ATGCTGCGCTTTGCCCCCACCACTTCTGCCCTGATGGCTTTTGCCGTTCTGGCCGTTCTTGTCATTGCCATACCGTCACAGGCAGCGCCAAACGCCCCTGCCGTTGGCTTCCAGGAAATCACCATCCCGGCCAATGACGGCGACCGCGCCTTGGTTGGTGCGATCTGGTACCCGACCAGCGATACAAACGCAGCCGTACCTGTCGGCGAAAATCCGGTATTTTTCGGTCAAATGGTGCAGCCTGATGCCAACATTCAGGACGGACGCCATCCCTTGGTCGTGATGTCGCACGGGTTTGGTGGCAACTGGCGCAATCAGGGATGGCTTGCAACGGCACTCGCCCGGGCGGGCTATGTGGTTGCTGCCATCAATCACCCCGGCACCACCAGCCGCGATGTCACCGCCGAAGTCGGCTCTGCATTATGGCTGCGTCCGTGCGATATCAGCCACCTGATCACATCGCTTACCAATGATCCCACATGGTCGCCCCATCTGGACGCGGCCAACATCACGGTGATTGGTCATTCACTGGGCGGATGGACGGTGCTTGAGCTTGCCGGGGCGCGAATGGACATGGACCGGATGGACGCGGAATGCAAACAGCATCCCGAATTCGCCGCCTGCGATGGCCTCAAAGAACTTGAAGTGGGCCGCACACCAGAAGACCGTGCAAAGCTGGCTGCCAACCTCAAAGACGACCGGATCCGTGGCGCAATCTCGCTTGATCTTGGCCTTGCCCGTGGCTTTACCCCGGAAAGTCTGGCGGCCATCGACATCCCGGTTCTGGTGATTGCCGCCGGTGCGCCCAATCCAAAAATCCCCAAGGACCTTGAGTCGGGCTACCTGATCGAACATTTGCCGACCGATTTAGCCCGTTACCATGCCCTGCCCGGTGCCGCGCATTTCAGCTTCCTGCCCGAATGCAAACCAAATGCCGCGATCCTGCTTGAAAACGAGGTTCCCGGTGACGGCATTATCTGCCTTGATGGCGACGACACAACGGATCGATCAGACCTACATCAACAGACCATCACCCTTGTTCTCGACTTTCTGCGTTCTCTGAAAACAGCTTCCTGA
- a CDS encoding aspartate aminotransferase family protein produces the protein MPTYARADLAFEKGEGPYLYAQDGRRFLDFGSGIAVNTLGHSHPHLVEKLTDQVGKLWHTSNLYQMPGQEKLAKRLIENSFADTVFFCNSGAEANEAGIKMLRRYQYVSGNPEKNRILVATNAFHGRTLGTLTAGYSEKYREGFGPMPDGFDRVAFGNLNELRNAITPNTGGIILEPIQGEGGICRAPEGYLEGVRKAADEFGMLVMFDEVQTGIGRTGKLFAYQWSDMEPDIISSAKGLGGGFPIGALLANEKAAAAFTPGMHGTTFGGNQLATAAANAVLDEVLKPGFMDHVLEMSRLIRDGLEVIERKHPGFIEEIRGMGLLLGMKTKPANVDVVAKLREFNLLTVPAGDNVVRIIPPLNITKTHVDEALVAIDAAAAALGK, from the coding sequence ATGCCGACCTACGCGCGGGCCGATCTGGCCTTTGAGAAAGGTGAAGGACCTTATCTCTATGCGCAGGACGGCCGACGATTCCTTGATTTCGGGTCGGGCATTGCCGTCAATACGCTGGGGCATTCGCACCCGCATCTGGTTGAAAAACTGACCGACCAGGTTGGCAAGCTTTGGCATACCTCGAACCTGTATCAGATGCCGGGGCAGGAAAAGCTGGCCAAGCGGCTGATTGAGAACAGCTTTGCCGATACGGTGTTTTTCTGTAATTCGGGTGCCGAGGCCAATGAGGCGGGTATCAAGATGCTGCGTCGCTATCAGTATGTGTCAGGCAACCCGGAAAAGAACCGCATTCTGGTTGCGACCAATGCGTTTCATGGCAGAACGCTTGGCACCCTGACCGCGGGTTATAGCGAGAAATACCGGGAAGGTTTCGGGCCGATGCCCGATGGCTTTGACCGGGTGGCGTTTGGCAACCTCAATGAGTTGCGCAATGCAATCACGCCCAATACAGGCGGTATCATCCTTGAGCCGATTCAGGGTGAAGGCGGCATTTGCCGGGCCCCGGAAGGCTATCTTGAGGGTGTGCGCAAGGCGGCCGATGAATTCGGCATGTTGGTGATGTTTGACGAAGTCCAGACGGGCATTGGCCGGACAGGCAAGCTGTTTGCCTATCAATGGTCGGATATGGAGCCCGATATCATTTCCTCGGCCAAGGGGCTTGGCGGTGGCTTCCCGATTGGGGCACTGCTTGCCAATGAAAAGGCAGCGGCGGCCTTTACCCCGGGCATGCATGGCACGACCTTTGGCGGCAATCAGCTGGCGACAGCGGCGGCCAATGCGGTGCTTGATGAGGTTCTGAAACCCGGTTTCATGGACCACGTTTTGGAAATGAGCCGCCTGATCCGTGATGGCCTTGAGGTGATTGAACGCAAACATCCGGGCTTTATCGAAGAAATCCGTGGCATGGGCCTATTGTTGGGGATGAAAACCAAACCGGCCAATGTTGATGTTGTCGCCAAACTGCGTGAGTTCAATCTTTTGACCGTGCCGGCAGGTGACAATGTGGTGCGTATCATACCGCCGCTGAACATCACCAAAACCCATGTTGACGAAGCGCTGGTTGCCATTGATGCAGCCGCAGCTGCCCTTGGTAAATAA
- a CDS encoding SulP family inorganic anion transporter yields the protein MNSDFLPRLRAEWLGNIRGDVLSGLVVALALIPEAIAFSIIAGVDPKVGLYASFSIAVITAIFGGRPGMISAATAATAVLMGSLVREHGLDYLLAATVLAGVIQMLAGVLRLGNLMRFVSKSVMTGFVNALAILIFMAQLPELTNVSPMTYVMVAGGLAIIYLFPRITKVIPSPLICIVVLTGLSFFIDADLRTVGDMGALPDAFPAIYFPDVPLNLDTFLIILPYSAAVAAVGLLESLMTAQIVDDLTDTSSNRTRECYGQGIANFFTGFIGGMAGCAMIGQSVINVKSGGRCRLSTFLAGIFLLILIVVLGDLVAIIPMAALVAIMIMVSIGTFSWSSIKDLKTHPRSSSIVMLATVITVVGSHNLAIGVLVGVLLSGIFFAWKIAQIFRVSSTLSDDSTHRTYEVRGQIFFASVEDFTKAFDFREALDRVTIDVSHAHIWDISSVAALDMVVLKFRREGAEVELIGLNEASETIVDKLAIHDKPGALERLMGH from the coding sequence GTGAATAGCGATTTTCTTCCGCGTTTGCGGGCTGAGTGGCTTGGCAACATTCGCGGCGATGTGCTTTCGGGCCTCGTCGTTGCGCTGGCCCTGATCCCGGAGGCGATTGCCTTTTCCATCATTGCCGGTGTTGACCCGAAGGTCGGGCTTTATGCCTCCTTCTCGATCGCCGTGATTACCGCCATCTTTGGCGGGCGACCGGGCATGATTTCGGCCGCCACCGCCGCCACCGCGGTCCTGATGGGATCGCTTGTCCGCGAACACGGGCTGGATTATCTGCTGGCCGCCACCGTTCTGGCCGGTGTTATCCAGATGCTGGCAGGTGTGCTTCGCCTTGGCAATCTGATGCGCTTTGTCTCCAAATCGGTGATGACCGGCTTCGTCAATGCGCTTGCCATCCTGATCTTCATGGCCCAGCTGCCGGAACTGACCAATGTCAGCCCGATGACCTATGTGATGGTCGCAGGCGGTCTTGCCATCATTTATCTGTTCCCGCGCATCACCAAGGTCATCCCGTCGCCGCTGATTTGCATCGTCGTTCTGACCGGCCTGTCGTTCTTTATCGACGCTGATCTGCGCACGGTGGGCGATATGGGCGCACTGCCCGATGCCTTCCCGGCGATCTATTTCCCGGATGTGCCGCTGAACCTTGATACCTTCCTGATCATCCTGCCCTATTCGGCGGCGGTCGCGGCTGTGGGTCTGCTTGAAAGTCTGATGACGGCCCAGATCGTTGATGATCTGACCGACACCAGTTCGAACCGCACCCGCGAATGCTATGGTCAGGGGATCGCCAACTTCTTTACCGGCTTCATTGGCGGTATGGCCGGTTGTGCGATGATCGGCCAGTCGGTGATCAACGTCAAATCAGGTGGCCGTTGCCGCCTGTCGACCTTCCTTGCCGGTATTTTCCTGCTGATCCTAATTGTCGTTCTTGGCGATCTGGTGGCAATCATTCCGATGGCGGCCCTTGTTGCCATCATGATCATGGTTTCCATCGGCACATTCAGCTGGTCGTCGATCAAGGACCTCAAAACCCATCCGCGCAGCTCGTCGATCGTCATGCTCGCCACCGTGATCACGGTGGTGGGTTCGCACAACCTGGCGATTGGTGTTCTGGTGGGTGTGTTGCTTTCGGGCATTTTCTTTGCCTGGAAGATCGCGCAGATTTTCCGCGTGTCCAGCACGCTGTCGGATGACAGCACACATCGCACCTATGAAGTACGCGGCCAGATTTTCTTTGCCTCGGTCGAAGACTTCACCAAGGCCTTTGATTTCCGCGAAGCGCTCGACAGGGTCACGATTGATGTCAGCCACGCGCATATCTGGGACATTTCAAGTGTTGCAGCCCTTGATATGGTCGTGCTCAAATTCCGCCGTGAAGGGGCCGAAGTTGAATTGATCGGTCTCAATGAAGCCAGCGAGACAATCGTCGATAAACTGGCCATCCACGATAAGCCCGGCGCGCTTGAACGCCTGATGGGCCACTAG
- a CDS encoding MarR family winged helix-turn-helix transcriptional regulator, whose amino-acid sequence MSEESNIPVPLEDQLCFAIYSAGIAIQRLYKPLLTKLGLTYPQYLVLNVLWEQNTQSVGQIADRLALESSTLTPLLKRLESSGMVRRERNPDNERQVLITLTPAGLALRDQAGCLGAALLQASGQSPDALADLNSKTKQLRDLIYQNGVDW is encoded by the coding sequence TTGTCGGAAGAATCCAACATTCCCGTGCCCCTTGAAGATCAACTATGCTTTGCGATCTATTCTGCGGGGATAGCGATCCAGCGGCTTTACAAGCCGTTGCTGACCAAGCTGGGTCTGACCTATCCGCAATATCTGGTTCTCAACGTTCTCTGGGAACAAAACACCCAGAGTGTGGGTCAGATCGCTGATCGACTTGCGCTCGAGTCAAGCACGCTCACACCCTTGTTAAAGCGTCTTGAGAGCTCCGGAATGGTACGCCGGGAACGAAATCCGGATAACGAACGACAGGTCCTGATTACGCTAACACCCGCCGGACTGGCGCTTCGTGATCAAGCCGGTTGCCTTGGTGCTGCTTTGTTGCAGGCTTCTGGCCAGAGCCCGGACGCGCTTGCGGATCTGAACAGCAAGACAAAGCAGCTTCGTGACCTGATTTACCAGAATGGTGTGGACTGGTAA
- a CDS encoding Hsp33 family molecular chaperone HslO: MQIAVDFCQPFTLDHSNIRGRFTRLGPTVQTIIGQHTYPALANHLLSEIIGLAVLLSSSLKYEGLFTLQTSSDGPISMLVVDVDSDGNVRACLRVDEERLNAMIAEQEGGEDALRGQVLKLMGRGHIAFTVDQGNEHERYQGIVSLEGETLAQCAEAYFRQSEQLETSFKLEVHRGETADDWWVGGLFLQKMPVSASGDASTPEEAEKVSEDWNRSTILMASATENELVDISLSAHDLIWRLFHDEEPRVFEQTPLQFKCRCSREKIEGALVTYPLEELLSMREADTGEVGVSCQFCNTRYGFNEADLRTLKADAPEDGAPKI, encoded by the coding sequence ATGCAGATTGCTGTCGATTTTTGCCAGCCCTTCACGCTGGATCATTCCAATATCCGTGGCCGCTTCACGCGCCTGGGCCCGACGGTGCAGACCATCATCGGGCAGCACACCTATCCTGCGCTTGCCAACCATCTGCTTTCCGAGATCATCGGCCTTGCCGTGCTGCTGTCATCGTCGCTGAAATATGAGGGCCTGTTTACGCTTCAGACCAGCTCCGACGGGCCGATCAGCATGCTGGTGGTTGATGTCGATAGTGATGGCAATGTGCGCGCCTGCCTTCGGGTCGATGAAGAACGCCTGAACGCCATGATCGCCGAGCAAGAAGGCGGCGAGGATGCCCTGCGTGGTCAGGTCCTGAAACTGATGGGGCGGGGGCATATTGCCTTCACGGTCGATCAGGGTAACGAGCATGAGCGCTATCAGGGGATTGTCTCGCTTGAAGGCGAGACGCTTGCGCAATGTGCGGAAGCCTATTTCCGCCAGTCCGAGCAGCTTGAAACATCGTTCAAACTCGAAGTCCATCGTGGTGAAACCGCCGATGACTGGTGGGTTGGGGGCTTGTTCCTGCAAAAAATGCCGGTCAGCGCATCAGGCGATGCCAGCACCCCGGAAGAGGCCGAAAAGGTATCTGAAGACTGGAACAGATCAACCATCCTGATGGCCAGTGCGACCGAGAACGAGCTGGTTGATATCTCGCTTTCGGCGCATGATCTGATCTGGCGTCTGTTCCATGACGAGGAACCGCGCGTGTTTGAACAGACACCATTGCAGTTCAAGTGCCGTTGTTCGCGCGAGAAGATCGAAGGCGCGCTTGTGACCTATCCGCTTGAAGAATTGCTGTCGATGCGCGAAGCCGATACCGGCGAGGTCGGCGTATCGTGCCAGTTCTGTAATACGCGATATGGCTTTAACGAAGCCGATCTGCGCACGCTTAAGGCCGATGCACCCGAAGACGGTGCACCGAAAATCTGA